In Henningerozyma blattae CBS 6284 chromosome 7, complete genome, a single genomic region encodes these proteins:
- the TBLA0G03300 gene encoding uncharacterized protein has product MSTRGNYCRPDTAAVPVGGTTLAARNGRSRRTRCAAVCAPGILRLMPCAAACALPDPAAGMGDLGRNGAGMAGQPFARIAPCVSFRLPLAPEIADAVTPGGPVGRIRAREWPPARHIESAAAAALRPLLRCCRRGHGVFCAPGLHIAVCHSAPAEVACCYANDAAIAVVQLCQISSIQC; this is encoded by the coding sequence ATGTCCACAAGAGGCAACTATTGCCGGCCAGACACGGCTGCAGTCCCCGTCGGTGGCACCACCCTTGCGGCACGTAACGGCCGGAGTCGCCGCACCCGCTGCGCCGCCGTCTGTGCGCCGGGCATTCTGCGGCTCATGCCCTGCGCCGCCGCCTGTGCGCTGCCCGATCCGGCAGCAGGAATGGGCGATCTCGGCCGGAATGGCGCCGGAATGGCCGGCCAGCCTTTTGCGCGCATCGCGCCCTGCGTCTCGTTTCGCCTGCCCCTCGCGCCGGAGATAGCGGACGCGGTAACGCCGGGTGGGCCGGTCGGCCGGATACGGGCGCGGGAATGGCCGCCCGCACGGCACATTGAATCCGCGGCCGCAGCGGCCTTAAGGCCGCTGCTGCGGTGTTGCCGTCGTGGCCACGGAGTGTTCTGTGCGCCGGGCCTGCACATAGCGGTATGCCATTCCGCGCCGGCAGAGGTTGCGTGCTGCTACGCAAATGATGCTGCAATTGCAGTTGTACAGCTGTGCCAGATATCGAGTATCCAATGTTGA
- the TBLA0G03310 gene encoding uncharacterized protein (similar to Saccharomyces cerevisiae TEC1 (YBR083W); ancestral locus Anc_3.310), which produces MSRQFAPASTSANAVVTASAAVVNVNASASVSASVSASANASANANANANAHASTNNTSIDIFKDSCNKWGPKIEASFLNALRIILKNGTYKIKLLDKNYGRNELISIFIKYQTGETRTKKQISSHIQVWKKTILNKSNHGLILNNNDKEILNLIEDGANQSKENIDRFYSIFEHILAMGSSNPGAAAAAAAAAAAAAAVTLSPAHSPPATSLHKVTKPPTSSTTTLSPISPSYVHRQLSASVVSNSLSASSSSSSISPSSSPTSPSTVLPMIPTTSSSSTTTTTTTTISTPRGLTILPNPSATVTAPPPSTTTIIRNNSLPSGNTTTTSSSSSSPQYRLFPKRVSLPICPLQKEASDIPAQPIPSPAATSVSTSSANYISTTTSSTQIRLPSINNSNTSTPAASTSNSNSSTNIHLPTPAISRNSQENISNQNLSGLSDYHYAANTPSVSTPPTKRNALSFIINERSD; this is translated from the coding sequence ATGTCTCGTCAATTTGCGCCTGCTTCCACGTCTGCTAATGCTGTTGTCACTGCTAGTGCAGCAGTTGTAAATGTTAATGCGAGTGCAAGTGTAAGTGCAAGTGTAAGTGCAAGTGCAAATGCAAgtgcaaatgcaaatgcaaatgcaaatgcgCATGCATCCACAAACAATACTTCCATCGATATCTTCAAAGATTCGTGCAACAAGTGGGGTCCCAAGATCGAGGCGTCGTTCTTGAACGCCCTGAGAATCATACTCAAGAACGGCACCTACAAGATCAAGCTGCTGGACAAGAACTACGGGAGGAACGAGCTGATTTCCATCTTCATCAAGTACCAGACGGGCGAGACCAGGACCAAGAAACAGATCTCGTCCCACATCCAGGTGTGGAAGAAGACGATTCTCAACAAGTCCAACCACGGGCTGATTTTGAACAACAACGACAAGGAGATTCTGAATTTGATCGAGGACGGCGCCAACCAGTCCAAGGAGAACATCGACCGGTTCTACTCCATCTTTGAGCATATTCTAGCGATGGGCTCGTCCAACCCGGGTGCTGCGGCTGCGGCTGCGGCTGCCGCCGCCGCCGCCGCCGCTGTTACGTTGTCCCCAGCTCACTCGCCCCCGGCAACCTCGCTACACAAAGTAACTAAACCTCCCACATCCTCCACCACTACTCTGTCACCAATCTCTCCTTCCTACGTCCATCGCCAACTCTCTGCCTCGGTTGTCAGCAACTCTCTCTCGGCTTCCTCCTCTTCCTCCTCAATCTCACCTTCGTCCTCTCCAACTTCGCCATCCACAGTGTTGCCAATGATACCCACAACTTCCTCGTCttccaccaccaccaccaccaccaccacaaTATCAACACCAAGAGGTCTCACCATCTTGCCCAACCCTTCGGCAACTGTCACTGCGCCTCCTCCTTCCACAACCACCATAATAAGAAACAATTCTCTACCCAGTGGCAACACAACCAcaacttcttcttcttcttcttctccTCAATACAGACTCTTCCCCAAGAGAGTCTCTCTTCCAATCTGTCCTTTACAAAAGGAAGCCTCAGATATTCCGGCCCAACCTATCCCATCTCCTGCCGCCACATCGGTCTCTACTTCTTCTGCCAATTACATCTCCACCACTACTTCCTCCACTCAAATTAGACTCCCCAGTATAAACAATAGCAACACTTCTACACCAGCCGCATCCACTTCCAACTCAAACTCTTCTACAAACATCCATCTACCTACTCCTGCaatttcaagaaattcacaagaaaatatatcgAACCAAAACTTGAGTGGTCTTTCAGATTACCATTATGCTGCAAACACTCCCTCTGTATCAACACCACCTACAAAGAGAAACGCTCTAAGTTTCATAATAAATGAGAGATCTGACTAG
- the TBLA0G03320 gene encoding uncharacterized protein (similar to Saccharomyces cerevisiae YBL029W; ancestral locus Anc_3.314), with product MDINYITIEQPISYEEERDNKERNYYLDPFVKDKGERKPKGKQEEIEKEKEKVNQEGQIEGKDKEKEKIVKEDILFSLDNIGDSELKNKDKKKKKKKKKKGCVEIDGINTEMFCDQTMCSSDSDSEMEREVEVEGGIEDHDSTKHDVAKSRLSINKLTELLNLKNKEETILIEKKLICILREELKFPIGEKTWIKDTSKEYRTELIHQLYERVTDEYPNLSIELIDTIIRRAGYSMMQTRLRRERRARARAKAQGQLPLD from the coding sequence ATggatattaattatataactATTGAACAACCTATTTCATATGAAGAAGAACGTGATAATAAAGAACGGAACTACTATCTAGATCCGTTTGTAAAGGATAAGGGGGAGCGAAAACCTAAAGGAAAGCAGGAGGAGATCGagaaagagaaagaaaaagtGAATCAAGAGGGACAAATAGAGGGGAAggataaagaaaaagaaaagatagtcaaagaagatatattattttcattggaTAATATAGGTGATAGTgagttgaaaaataaagacaagaaaaagaagaagaagaagaagaagaaaggATGTGTTGAAATCGATGGTATAAATACAGAAATGTTTTGTGATCAAACAATGTGTAGTAGTGATAGTGATAGTGAAATGGAGAGAGAGGTGGAAGTTGAGGGGGGAATAGAAGATCATGATAGTACGAAGCATGATGTTGCGAAATCTAGATTATCTATCAATAAACTTAcggaattattaaatttgaaaaataaagaggagactattttaattgaaaaaaaattgatttgtATATTACGAGAAGAGTTGAAATTCCCGATTGGAGAAAAAACATGGATCAAAGATACATCAAAAGAATATCGTACAGAATTGATCCATCAATTATATGAGCGTGTTACTGATGAATATCCTAATTTAAGTATTGAATTGATTGATACGATAATCCGAAGGGCCGGATATTCGATGATGCAAACTCGATTGAGAAGAGAGCGACGGGCACGTGCAAGAGCGAAAGCTCAGGGCCAATTGCCATTGGATTAG
- the SMX2 gene encoding mRNA splicing protein SMX2 (similar to Saccharomyces cerevisiae SMX2 (YFL017W-A); ancestral locus Anc_8.57), with protein MVSTPELKKYVNRKILLKLNNNRTVIGELRGYDIFLNVVIENGIEVSKDKNENALGAQSVIRGNSIVSIEALEPIV; from the coding sequence atgGTAAGCACACCtgaattaaagaaatatgtGAATCGAAagattcttttaaaattgaataataatcgTACAGTTATAGGAGAATTACGAGGgtatgatatttttttaaatgttgTTATTGAAAATGGGATAGAAGTGAGTAAAGACAAGAATGAAAACGCGTTGGGAGCACAAAGTGTGATTCGAGGGAATTCTATAGTATCTATTGAAGCACTTGAACCTATTGTATAA